A window of Bacteroidota bacterium contains these coding sequences:
- a CDS encoding metal-dependent transcriptional regulator: MNSFTEENYLKEIFKLMEKQGTDVSTNAIAEKLGTKAASVTDMLKKLSDKKLIHYKKYQGVSLSAKGKKVALEIIRNHRLWEVFLVNKLQFKWDEVHEMAEELEHINSKEMVLRLDKYLGYPKFDPHGDPIPDENGKLGTPKSRLLSQLNRNQTATVIGVTDHSTAFLQYIAKLGITLGNSIKMKEQIEYDKSLSICINNKITVYVSHEVAKNILITA, translated from the coding sequence ATGAATTCTTTTACAGAAGAAAACTACCTGAAAGAAATATTCAAGCTAATGGAAAAACAAGGTACTGATGTAAGTACCAATGCCATTGCTGAAAAGCTTGGTACAAAAGCAGCATCCGTAACGGATATGCTAAAAAAGCTTTCGGATAAGAAGTTGATTCATTATAAAAAATACCAAGGTGTTTCGCTCAGTGCAAAAGGTAAAAAAGTGGCACTCGAAATTATCCGTAACCACCGTCTATGGGAAGTTTTTTTAGTAAATAAACTTCAATTTAAATGGGATGAAGTGCACGAAATGGCTGAAGAATTGGAGCATATCAACAGCAAAGAAATGGTTTTACGGTTAGATAAATATTTAGGCTACCCTAAATTTGACCCACACGGTGATCCAATTCCGGATGAAAATGGCAAATTGGGAACTCCAAAATCACGTTTGCTTTCACAATTAAACCGCAACCAAACTGCAACAGTTATTGGAGTTACTGACCACAGTACAGCCTTTCTGCAATACATTGCCAAACTAGGTATTACCCTCGGCAACAGCATTAAAATGAAAGAGCAAATTGAGTACGATAAATCACTGAGCATCTGTATCAACAATAAAATAACCGTTTATGTAAGTCACGAAGTAGCTAAGAATATTTTAATCACAGCATGA
- a CDS encoding carbohydrate binding family 9 domain-containing protein, protein MRFLVCTLGFIFLFHCGSAQDSLRNMQATRTTLSPKIDGNPDDICWQNCLTETNFHIYEPSWGGIPKDPTEVKICYDNQAIYIFAQLNDSHPDSIFHELGSRNDVVNADYFEVEFDTYNNRQDAFIFGVFASGVQRDYKLNDPAYDAVWESAAHIQNTGWTVELKIPYSAIRFPSGEVQTWGINFRRDIFRRQEIQQWALIPRGVSNVLQKIGTLSGIEKLVLQCDFR, encoded by the coding sequence ATGCGATTTTTAGTTTGTACCCTTGGATTTATATTCTTGTTTCATTGCGGAAGTGCGCAAGACAGCTTACGTAATATGCAAGCCACACGTACCACGCTCTCCCCAAAAATTGATGGTAACCCGGATGATATTTGCTGGCAAAATTGCTTAACCGAAACAAACTTTCACATTTACGAGCCCAGCTGGGGAGGAATTCCGAAGGACCCAACAGAAGTAAAAATCTGCTACGACAATCAAGCCATTTACATTTTTGCGCAATTAAATGATTCACACCCTGATAGTATTTTCCATGAGTTGGGAAGCAGAAACGATGTGGTGAATGCCGATTATTTTGAAGTGGAGTTTGATACTTATAACAATCGTCAGGATGCTTTTATTTTTGGAGTATTTGCCTCAGGTGTTCAACGAGATTATAAGCTAAATGATCCTGCCTACGATGCAGTGTGGGAAAGCGCTGCTCACATCCAAAATACGGGATGGACTGTTGAATTAAAAATACCTTATAGTGCCATTCGCTTTCCCAGCGGCGAGGTTCAAACTTGGGGAATAAATTTTAGACGCGATATTTTTCGCCGACAAGAAATACAGCAATGGGCCTTAATTCCACGCGGTGTTTCGAACGTGCTTCAAAAAATTGGGACACTAAGCGGTATCGAAAAATTAGTGCTCCAGTGCGACTTTCGCTAA
- a CDS encoding phosphosulfolactate synthase, with protein sequence MNFNLPHIPERPAKPREKGITMMMDKGMSLREAENFISASGHLTDLVKLGFGTSYISNNLQEKIKLYQDANIKVYLGGTLFEAFIVRNMFDDYRKLLDKLKLNTAEVSDGSLEMNHDKKCEYINILSKQATVLSEVGSKEEGIIIHPAKWIKMMTKELEAGSWKVIAEARESGNVGIYHRDGKAHTLLIDKILARVPAEKIMWESPQKPQQVWFIKLLGANVNLGNIAPNDVISLETLRLGLRGDTFFHFLPKELVTK encoded by the coding sequence ATGAATTTTAATTTACCCCATATTCCTGAACGTCCGGCTAAACCGCGCGAAAAAGGAATTACAATGATGATGGATAAAGGTATGAGCCTGCGTGAAGCCGAGAATTTTATTTCGGCCAGCGGACACCTTACCGATTTAGTTAAGCTTGGTTTTGGAACCTCTTATATCAGCAATAACCTTCAAGAAAAAATAAAGCTTTATCAAGATGCTAATATTAAAGTTTATTTGGGAGGAACTTTATTTGAGGCATTTATTGTGCGCAACATGTTTGACGACTACCGCAAACTGTTGGATAAGCTTAAGCTCAATACTGCAGAAGTGTCGGATGGTTCATTGGAGATGAATCACGATAAGAAATGTGAGTACATTAACATTTTAAGCAAACAAGCCACTGTTTTGTCGGAAGTAGGCTCTAAAGAAGAAGGAATTATCATTCATCCTGCCAAATGGATTAAAATGATGACCAAAGAATTGGAAGCCGGCAGTTGGAAAGTAATTGCGGAAGCACGCGAAAGTGGAAATGTTGGTATTTATCATCGTGACGGAAAAGCGCATACTTTACTTATTGATAAAATTCTAGCCCGCGTTCCTGCCGAAAAAATCATGTGGGAATCTCCGCAAAAACCGCAGCAGGTATGGTTTATTAAACTATTAGGTGCTAATGTTAACCTCGGTAATATTGCGCCCAATGATGTTATATCGCTCGAAACTTTGCGTTTGGGACTTAGAGGGGATACCTTCTTTCATTTTTTGCCAAAAGAGTTGGTTACGAAATAG
- a CDS encoding peptide MFS transporter — protein MNQKQAHPKGLPYLFFTEMWERFGYYLMIGIFVLYMTDYEKGGLNLERSQASDIFGTFIALNYLTPFIGGLLADRLLGYRKSIIIGGILMGCGYIGLSIPGNTAFFISLFLMVIGNGFFKPNISTILGNLYSTPEYKPMKDSGYSIFYMGINIGAFICNFFAAFLRNSYGWGEAFIAAGIGMFLGVAVFIIGNKHYAHADVIKKQNKDEQSVFTVLSKVMLPAITIGIASWFIPGNIFGSDSSDAFLLGSIPVIAFYASLYFKAAPEEKRPIGALLSIFAVVVVFWAVFKQNGTALTTWAQYYTNRETPAVTEKLTDALKLNETVTYTQDSTYILDNQFRKQKDASGENRKGIAFPAYYLNDDVSKLSEGSSKKLISTELFQSINPFFVVTLTPLVVAFFSFLRSRKKEPSTPAKICWGLFVSGLSTLIMVLAVYMCGNGAHKAGAEWLIASYGIITIGELFLSPMGLSLVSKLSPARITALMMGGWSLATSLGNKFSGILATLWDGYDNKANFFLINFLLLMLATAALALMLKRLNKVFLEYGA, from the coding sequence ATGAATCAAAAGCAGGCACACCCTAAAGGATTACCCTACTTGTTTTTTACCGAAATGTGGGAACGATTTGGTTATTATTTAATGATTGGGATTTTTGTTTTGTACATGACCGATTATGAAAAGGGTGGCTTGAACCTTGAGCGCAGCCAGGCTTCCGATATTTTTGGAACTTTTATCGCACTCAATTATTTAACACCTTTTATCGGTGGACTTTTAGCCGACCGACTTTTAGGATACCGTAAATCAATTATCATTGGAGGGATTTTGATGGGTTGTGGATACATAGGTTTATCCATTCCCGGCAACACCGCTTTTTTTATTTCTCTATTTTTAATGGTAATAGGCAATGGTTTTTTTAAGCCGAATATCTCTACAATTTTAGGTAATTTATATTCCACTCCCGAATACAAGCCTATGAAGGATAGTGGTTACAGCATTTTTTACATGGGCATTAATATCGGTGCATTTATTTGTAATTTTTTCGCAGCCTTTTTGCGCAATTCGTATGGTTGGGGTGAAGCCTTTATTGCTGCCGGAATTGGAATGTTTTTAGGTGTAGCAGTTTTTATTATTGGCAATAAGCATTATGCGCATGCCGATGTAATCAAAAAGCAAAATAAGGACGAACAATCCGTTTTTACTGTATTATCAAAAGTAATGCTTCCTGCTATTACTATTGGTATTGCCTCTTGGTTTATTCCCGGAAATATTTTTGGTAGCGATAGCAGCGATGCCTTTTTGTTGGGCTCCATTCCTGTGATTGCTTTTTATGCGTCACTTTATTTTAAAGCTGCTCCTGAAGAAAAGCGACCTATCGGGGCATTGTTATCCATATTTGCAGTTGTGGTTGTTTTTTGGGCGGTGTTTAAGCAAAATGGTACGGCACTCACCACCTGGGCACAATACTACACCAATCGTGAAACCCCTGCTGTTACCGAAAAACTTACTGATGCACTCAAGTTAAATGAAACGGTAACTTACACACAAGACAGCACCTATATTTTAGACAATCAATTTCGCAAGCAAAAGGATGCATCCGGAGAGAACCGAAAAGGTATTGCATTTCCTGCTTATTACTTGAATGATGATGTAAGTAAATTGAGCGAAGGAAGCAGCAAAAAATTAATCTCCACCGAACTCTTTCAATCCATCAATCCCTTTTTCGTGGTAACCCTCACGCCGCTAGTAGTAGCGTTCTTTAGCTTTTTAAGAAGCAGAAAAAAGGAACCAAGCACTCCGGCAAAAATTTGTTGGGGATTGTTCGTCAGCGGCTTGTCAACTTTAATAATGGTTTTGGCAGTGTATATGTGTGGCAACGGAGCGCACAAAGCTGGCGCCGAATGGCTTATTGCATCTTATGGCATTATTACAATTGGGGAACTGTTTTTAAGCCCAATGGGATTAAGCTTAGTGTCGAAGCTAAGTCCGGCTCGCATCACTGCATTGATGATGGGGGGATGGTCTTTAGCGACTTCCTTGGGAAATAAATTTAGCGGAATCTTGGCAACTCTTTGGGATGGCTACGACAACAAAGCAAACTTTTTTCTAATTAATTTTTTGCTGCTCATGTTGGCCACTGCTGCTTTGGCATTAATGCTCAAGCGATTGAATAAAGTGTTTTTAGAGTATGGTGCTTAA
- a CDS encoding Nramp family divalent metal transporter, with translation MKTTEKSASLSEVNASVNTQSKIGFWKKLFAFLGPAYLVSVGYMDPGNWATDIAGGSSFGYSLIWVLLMSNLMALLLQSLSARLGIVSGRDLAQASRESYPPLVNFCLYILAEIAIAACDLAEVLGMAIGLQLLFHLPLLWGVCLSVLDTFLLLFLINYGIRKIEAFIIVLVLIIGASFFMEMIFAQPDMGELAKGFIPTLPSDTALYIAIGIIGATVMPHNLYLHSSLVQTRKFERTKVAIKKAIRFNVIDSTIALNLAFFVNAAILILAASTFYKNGMFNVAEIQDAHRFLEPMLGNKWAPILFAVALIAAGQSSTITGTLAGQIVMEGYLNLRLQPWIRRLITRLIAIVPAFLTITYLGESSTGKLLILSQVILSLQLGFAVIPLIHFVSDKSKMGTFSINTLTKIAAWTAAAIIVSLNVKLVIGEVNEALQLPAFQNIFLKLLLILLLLGVALLLIYVIVNPFVNKAKRTEIKHFHGNLKSLTDSKIPVYAKIAVTVDFSDTDSLTINHALAQGGKNAEYTLIHIVETAGALLMGNEIEDMESSTDKDYLSIYKKHLTEKGFNVVTQLGFGNPKHAIPEIVNIKEADLLVMGAHGHTGMKDILFGTTVDAVRHRIKIPVFIVRN, from the coding sequence ATGAAAACAACTGAAAAATCAGCATCACTGAGTGAGGTGAATGCATCCGTGAACACCCAATCAAAAATTGGTTTCTGGAAAAAACTATTTGCTTTTCTAGGTCCTGCTTACTTGGTAAGTGTAGGTTATATGGATCCGGGCAACTGGGCAACCGACATTGCCGGCGGAAGTAGTTTTGGATATTCCCTTATTTGGGTGCTCTTGATGAGCAATTTAATGGCATTACTTTTACAAAGTTTAAGTGCTCGATTGGGCATAGTAAGTGGCCGCGATTTAGCACAGGCATCGCGCGAATCCTATCCCCCACTAGTAAATTTTTGCTTATACATTTTAGCAGAAATAGCCATTGCAGCTTGCGATTTAGCAGAAGTGTTGGGGATGGCTATAGGCCTCCAATTGTTGTTTCATCTTCCGTTGCTATGGGGCGTTTGCCTTTCGGTGCTGGATACTTTTTTATTATTGTTCTTAATCAATTACGGCATCCGTAAAATCGAAGCATTTATCATTGTCTTGGTATTGATTATTGGGGCTTCCTTCTTTATGGAAATGATATTTGCACAACCGGATATGGGTGAATTGGCAAAAGGTTTTATTCCAACACTTCCTTCTGACACAGCCCTTTACATTGCAATTGGAATAATTGGAGCTACAGTTATGCCGCACAACCTCTACCTCCACTCCTCTTTGGTGCAAACCCGCAAATTTGAACGAACGAAAGTGGCGATAAAAAAAGCCATCCGTTTTAACGTAATTGATTCTACCATCGCATTGAACCTTGCCTTTTTTGTGAATGCAGCCATCTTGATTTTAGCCGCTTCCACCTTTTATAAAAATGGGATGTTTAATGTTGCAGAAATTCAAGATGCACATCGTTTTTTAGAACCAATGTTGGGAAATAAATGGGCTCCCATTTTATTTGCAGTGGCACTTATCGCTGCCGGTCAAAGCAGCACAATAACCGGAACACTTGCCGGTCAAATTGTGATGGAAGGATATTTAAACCTACGCTTACAACCATGGATACGTCGACTCATTACACGTTTAATTGCCATTGTACCGGCATTTCTTACCATCACTTACTTGGGTGAATCGTCTACCGGAAAATTATTGATTCTTAGTCAAGTAATCCTGAGTTTACAACTAGGCTTTGCAGTAATTCCGTTAATCCATTTTGTGAGCGACAAAAGTAAAATGGGAACCTTCTCTATCAATACCCTTACCAAAATCGCAGCATGGACTGCTGCTGCTATTATTGTTAGCTTAAATGTAAAATTGGTAATTGGCGAAGTAAATGAGGCCTTACAACTACCTGCATTTCAAAACATATTTTTAAAACTCTTGCTAATTTTGTTGCTGCTGGGAGTTGCCTTATTACTGATATATGTAATTGTTAATCCATTTGTAAATAAAGCTAAAAGGACTGAAATCAAACATTTTCATGGAAATTTAAAATCGCTTACAGATTCCAAAATTCCCGTTTATGCTAAAATAGCCGTTACAGTTGATTTTTCGGATACGGATTCTTTAACCATAAATCATGCTTTGGCTCAAGGCGGAAAAAATGCAGAATACACTTTGATACATATCGTAGAAACGGCCGGAGCCTTGCTGATGGGAAATGAAATTGAAGACATGGAGAGCAGTACGGATAAAGATTATTTAAGCATCTATAAAAAGCACCTAACAGAAAAAGGTTTCAACGTGGTAACCCAATTAGGTTTTGGTAATCCCAAACATGCCATACCAGAAATTGTGAATATAAAAGAAGCTGATTTGTTGGTAATGGGTGCACACGGGCATACCGGCATGAAGGATATTTTGTTTGGAACTACTGTGGATGCTGTAAGACACCGAATTAAAATTCCGGTTTTCATTGTGCGCAATTAA
- a CDS encoding M20/M25/M40 family metallo-hydrolase, with protein MKLLKEMCNIHAPSGNEIAMTTFLQDYIKTHKKKWKVQPKLFSGEGFQDCIVLVFGKPRTALFAHIDSIGFTVRYGKELIKIGGPRTENGWRLVGEDSKGEIECTLKVEGEKLSYIYSREIERGTMLTFKPDWREDKNFVQCCYMDNRLGVWNALQVAETLEHGIIAFSCWEETGGGSVEYLAKFCYEKYKVSQALISDITWVTPGVPHGKGCVISLRDSGLPRRSYVNRIIQLAKKSKIPYQLEVEGTGGSDGNVLQRSAYPFDWCFVGAPEDFVHTPNEKVNKADIAGMVDLYKVLMKGL; from the coding sequence ATGAAACTTTTAAAAGAAATGTGCAACATTCATGCGCCCTCTGGCAATGAAATAGCCATGACAACGTTTTTACAAGACTATATTAAAACCCATAAAAAAAAATGGAAAGTTCAACCAAAATTGTTTTCCGGTGAGGGTTTTCAAGATTGCATTGTTTTGGTTTTTGGTAAGCCACGTACTGCTCTTTTTGCACATATTGATTCCATTGGTTTTACGGTTCGCTATGGAAAAGAATTGATAAAAATCGGCGGACCTCGCACCGAAAATGGTTGGCGCTTGGTGGGTGAAGACAGCAAAGGTGAAATTGAATGCACCTTAAAAGTAGAAGGTGAAAAGCTGAGTTATATTTATTCCCGTGAAATTGAAAGAGGAACCATGCTAACGTTTAAACCGGATTGGAGAGAAGACAAGAACTTTGTTCAATGTTGCTACATGGATAACCGATTGGGTGTGTGGAATGCCTTACAGGTAGCTGAAACACTTGAACATGGAATCATTGCATTTTCCTGCTGGGAAGAAACCGGCGGAGGAAGCGTGGAATACCTTGCAAAATTTTGCTACGAAAAGTATAAAGTTTCCCAGGCTTTAATTTCAGATATAACATGGGTAACCCCGGGAGTACCGCATGGAAAAGGCTGTGTAATCTCCTTACGAGATTCGGGCTTGCCGCGCAGAAGTTATGTAAACCGAATTATACAACTGGCCAAAAAGAGCAAAATTCCTTATCAACTTGAAGTAGAAGGTACCGGCGGAAGTGATGGCAATGTGCTGCAGCGCTCTGCATATCCCTTTGATTGGTGTTTTGTAGGTGCACCCGAAGATTTTGTGCATACCCCCAATGAAAAGGTCAACAAGGCTGATATCGCCGGCATGGTTGATTTGTATAAGGTTTTAATGAAAGGATTGTAA
- the yidC gene encoding membrane protein insertase YidC: MDKNSITGLLLIGAILIGFSIYNAPSENEIAAAKHKQDSIEAVQKLVTKEQQKAVLQDAVMAVVADTNTVSDSAKTELLKSTYGPFTAAAEGEKQITTIENELLKIGISNKGGRIVSVQLKKYRTHDSLPLMLCDEDSSRFGLSFIAQNRIFNTDTLFFTPIGTSFSVNGTDSNKVSMRLQAAPGKYIEFEYRLRGNSYLMDCNINTVGMQDLIASNTSDMNLKWHVRALKHEKSHKNEQNATTIYYKHFEDEVDYLNEVNDGKESFQTKMKWVSFKQQYFTSVLIAKQGFDKPTDIETVGLPNSGKYTKDLAASFTIPYKHTGNESFAMSLYYGPNHYGTLKSFGMDLEQQVPLGWGIFGWVNRFAVIPVFNFLSGFNMNFGIIILLLTILIKVVLLPLTYKAYMSTAKMKVLKPEVDELNEKYAKEEPMKKQQALMALYKKAGVNPLGGCLPMLLQMPILIAMFRFFPASIELRQQSFLWATDLSSYDSIWTFGYVPVIDYLYGDHVSLFTLLMTISTIMYTRMNDQFSGANNPQMAQMKWIMYLMPIIFLGVFNNYSAGLSYYYFLANMLTFAQQWIIRKMVDEDAIHAKIQENKKKPAPGKSKFQSRLEEMAKQRATLPQGGKKK; this comes from the coding sequence ATGGATAAGAATTCGATTACCGGTTTACTACTCATTGGTGCAATATTAATAGGATTTAGTATTTACAACGCCCCTTCCGAAAATGAAATTGCCGCTGCCAAACACAAGCAGGATTCAATTGAAGCAGTTCAAAAATTAGTTACTAAAGAGCAACAAAAAGCCGTTTTGCAAGATGCGGTAATGGCGGTGGTGGCCGATACTAATACGGTATCCGATTCAGCCAAAACCGAATTACTAAAGAGCACTTATGGTCCATTTACGGCTGCAGCAGAAGGCGAAAAACAAATTACCACTATTGAAAATGAGTTGCTAAAAATTGGTATTTCAAATAAAGGTGGGCGCATCGTTTCTGTGCAGTTAAAAAAATACCGCACACACGATTCACTGCCCTTGATGCTATGCGATGAAGATTCATCTCGATTTGGACTCAGTTTTATCGCTCAAAATCGCATTTTTAATACCGATACTTTATTCTTTACTCCCATTGGAACTTCCTTTTCGGTAAACGGCACCGATAGCAATAAAGTGAGTATGCGTTTGCAGGCTGCTCCGGGCAAATACATAGAGTTTGAATACCGCTTACGCGGAAATTCCTACCTCATGGATTGCAATATTAACACGGTTGGAATGCAGGATTTAATTGCCAGCAATACTTCCGATATGAATCTGAAGTGGCATGTGCGTGCATTAAAACATGAAAAAAGCCATAAAAATGAGCAAAATGCTACGACCATTTATTACAAGCACTTTGAAGATGAAGTGGATTACCTCAACGAAGTGAATGATGGCAAAGAATCCTTTCAAACAAAAATGAAATGGGTTTCCTTTAAACAACAGTATTTTACTTCCGTATTAATTGCTAAACAAGGTTTTGATAAGCCTACCGATATCGAAACCGTTGGTTTACCCAACTCTGGTAAATACACCAAAGATTTAGCCGCAAGTTTTACAATACCTTATAAGCATACCGGTAACGAAAGTTTTGCCATGAGCTTGTATTACGGTCCAAATCACTACGGAACCTTAAAGAGTTTTGGAATGGATTTAGAGCAACAAGTGCCGCTTGGATGGGGAATTTTTGGCTGGGTAAACCGATTTGCAGTAATTCCGGTATTTAACTTTTTAAGTGGATTCAACATGAATTTCGGTATCATTATTTTATTGCTCACCATACTTATTAAAGTAGTGCTGCTGCCATTAACCTACAAAGCATACATGAGCACTGCAAAAATGAAAGTGTTGAAACCGGAGGTAGATGAGTTAAACGAAAAATACGCCAAAGAAGAACCGATGAAAAAGCAACAAGCTTTGATGGCACTGTATAAAAAAGCAGGCGTAAATCCATTAGGTGGTTGCTTACCTATGTTGCTTCAAATGCCCATCTTAATTGCTATGTTCCGCTTTTTTCCGGCAAGTATCGAGTTACGTCAGCAATCCTTTTTATGGGCAACCGATTTATCGTCGTACGACAGCATTTGGACCTTTGGATATGTGCCGGTAATAGACTATTTATATGGTGACCACGTGAGTTTATTCACTTTATTAATGACCATCTCAACCATTATGTACACCCGCATGAACGACCAGTTTAGCGGTGCCAATAATCCGCAAATGGCACAAATGAAATGGATTATGTATTTGATGCCGATTATATTCTTAGGTGTGTTTAATAATTATTCGGCTGGTTTGAGCTATTACTATTTCCTAGCCAACATGCTTACCTTTGCACAGCAATGGATTATCCGCAAAATGGTGGATGAAGATGCCATACATGCTAAGATTCAAGAAAACAAAAAGAAACCGGCTCCAGGGAAATCAAAATTTCAAAGTCGATTGGAAGAAATGGCAAAACAACGTGCTACCTTGCCACAAGGCGGGAAAAAGAAATAA
- a CDS encoding FkbM family methyltransferase, which yields MLNDLLLLYLRKFKIDYGKQYIEKFVKLPLNKLGIDFKGSYGIRYLLDLTDRIMVQIFIHGSYEKNTVRQVLKLLQPNMTFVDVGANIGTYTLTLSKFLPEGKVISFEPNPKAVKYLKQNIALNNFINIKVEELGLSDQDGEAILYTTSMTEASIYKQKNAAIHETIKLSSLDSYCEKNNIHHIDILKIDIEGHEVKCLKGAEEIIRKSKKMILILEIDDNCKLLGIEKNELFNSIIKQGFKGYQPRGYPFSMREIMLLDESYADNIIFVKG from the coding sequence ATGCTAAATGATTTGCTACTTCTTTATCTCCGAAAATTTAAAATTGATTATGGCAAGCAGTATATTGAAAAGTTTGTAAAATTACCTCTAAATAAACTCGGTATCGATTTTAAAGGAAGCTACGGTATACGTTACCTGCTCGACCTTACCGACCGCATCATGGTGCAAATATTTATTCACGGGAGCTATGAGAAAAACACAGTTAGACAGGTTTTAAAGCTCCTTCAACCAAATATGACTTTTGTGGATGTAGGTGCCAATATTGGAACTTACACACTTACATTAAGTAAATTTTTGCCTGAGGGAAAGGTAATTTCGTTTGAACCCAACCCCAAAGCTGTTAAGTATTTAAAACAGAATATTGCACTCAATAATTTCATAAATATTAAGGTCGAAGAGCTAGGTCTGTCGGATCAAGATGGAGAAGCAATTTTATACACTACCTCCATGACGGAAGCCTCCATCTATAAACAAAAAAATGCAGCCATTCACGAAACAATTAAACTAAGTAGTCTGGATTCGTATTGCGAAAAAAACAATATTCATCACATCGATATTTTAAAAATTGATATCGAAGGGCACGAAGTAAAATGCTTGAAAGGAGCCGAAGAGATTATTAGAAAAAGCAAAAAAATGATTTTGATTCTGGAAATTGACGACAATTGCAAATTGCTAGGAATCGAAAAAAATGAACTTTTTAACTCCATTATCAAACAAGGATTTAAAGGCTACCAACCGCGTGGTTATCCTTTTTCTATGAGGGAAATAATGCTATTGGATGAATCCTATGCCGATAATATTATTTTTGTGAAGGGATAA
- a CDS encoding tetratricopeptide repeat protein, whose product MLEESNEENFEHGEESNEVLERYEKMLKLNEQYFFDVAEFEELIDTYIDKKNITKAIQVAQLGLSQHPFTVVFLLRQAQLYAASNQVQKALDTLTKAELLEPSNTELFVTRGSIFSQLSEFDKAIDTYKQALDTAEEKDELYMHIAFEYENKSDFESAIKFLKKAVNENPENEYALYELAFCYDITENTAESVTFYSEFIDKVPYSPAAWFNLGIAYNKASMFEKAIEAYDYAILVQENFSSAYFNKANSLANLGHFDEAIATYKETFKFEEPDATSYYYMGECYEKMEDWDKALSYYNKSIKMDPEYADAWLGIGIILEYQNRISEGIHYVKKAIELNGENADYWYIYGEIQQKLGFFEEAEVGYCKVIELETDNEEVYLDYSNLMYIQDYKEESISMLADGIKHFPDSPELKYRMAALKFIYGDMQDGMYYLESGLSLDFEKHIDIFEYYPALNQIASIIEVIEQYRK is encoded by the coding sequence ATGTTAGAAGAAAGCAACGAGGAGAATTTTGAGCACGGTGAGGAATCGAATGAGGTGTTGGAACGCTACGAGAAAATGCTCAAACTAAATGAACAATACTTTTTTGATGTAGCTGAATTTGAAGAGTTGATTGACACCTACATCGATAAAAAAAATATAACCAAAGCCATACAAGTAGCCCAATTGGGGTTGAGCCAGCACCCTTTTACAGTGGTGTTTTTGTTGCGTCAAGCACAATTGTATGCAGCCTCCAATCAGGTACAAAAAGCACTCGATACACTCACCAAGGCTGAATTATTAGAACCCTCTAATACCGAATTGTTTGTTACGCGAGGAAGTATATTTAGTCAATTAAGCGAGTTCGATAAGGCAATCGATACCTATAAACAAGCGTTGGATACAGCGGAGGAAAAAGACGAATTGTACATGCACATTGCTTTTGAATACGAAAACAAAAGCGATTTCGAATCGGCTATCAAATTCTTAAAAAAAGCTGTGAATGAAAATCCAGAGAATGAATACGCTTTATATGAATTGGCATTTTGTTACGACATAACTGAAAACACTGCTGAAAGTGTTACTTTTTATTCTGAATTTATTGATAAAGTGCCCTATTCGCCTGCTGCTTGGTTTAATTTAGGGATTGCGTATAACAAAGCTTCCATGTTTGAAAAAGCCATCGAAGCCTATGATTATGCCATATTGGTGCAGGAGAATTTTTCTTCCGCCTATTTCAACAAGGCAAACTCACTTGCCAATTTAGGTCATTTTGATGAGGCCATTGCTACTTATAAAGAGACTTTCAAATTTGAAGAACCGGATGCAACTTCCTATTATTATATGGGTGAATGCTACGAGAAAATGGAAGATTGGGATAAGGCGCTCAGCTATTATAATAAATCGATCAAAATGGATCCCGAATATGCCGATGCCTGGTTAGGAATTGGAATTATTTTGGAATATCAAAACCGTATCAGCGAAGGTATTCACTATGTTAAAAAGGCTATTGAACTGAATGGTGAAAATGCGGATTACTGGTACATTTATGGTGAAATACAACAAAAACTTGGCTTTTTTGAAGAAGCTGAAGTAGGCTACTGTAAAGTTATTGAGCTCGAAACCGATAATGAAGAAGTGTATTTAGATTATTCTAATTTGATGTACATTCAAGATTACAAGGAAGAGTCTATTTCGATGCTGGCGGATGGAATTAAGCATTTTCCAGATAGCCCCGAACTGAAATACAGAATGGCAGCCTTAAAATTTATTTATGGAGATATGCAAGATGGCATGTACTATCTGGAAAGCGGGCTCTCTCTAGATTTTGAAAAGCACATCGATATATTTGAATATTACCCTGCACTCAACCAAATTGCATCAATCATTGAGGTGATTGAGCAGTATAGAAAATAA